In the genome of Desulfovibrio sp. ZJ209, the window AGGCGCGGGATGAAGCCGAAGCCTCCAAGGCTCGTCTGGCCGAGATGGACGCCAAGGCGGACGCCGAAGCGGCCCGGCAGGAAGCCCTCATTGCCCGGCAGCTCAATGAGCAGCGCCGCGTGCGGATCAGCATCCCCTCCGGGCGCGACCCGTCCGAGCGGGCGCCCGTGCCCGTTGCCGTGAACGGGCGCGAGTTCCTGATCGTCCGGGACAAGGAGGTGGACGTTCCCCAAGCCGTGCTCAATGTCCTCGACCTCGCCAAAGAGCGACAAGCGGATATTCAGGAGGTCAACGGCCAGGCGCAGGTCACCTTCCGGGAGGCCAACCGCTTCTCCTACAAGGTCATAGGCTACGTTGACCCCAATACCGGGCAGCTTGTGGGGCAGTAGCCATGCAGGCGGGCGTCATTCTTCGGCTGGTTTCCGGCGCGCTGCAAGACCTTGAACCGGGGCTTGAATCGCGCTGGCCGTGGGAGAGCCAGGGGGGCCGCATTGGTCTTCTGGACTTTCTCAACGCCGCCAAGCGGGAAATCGTGTTGCAGCGTCCCGACCTCACGGCGGTTACTGGCCCGGTGCAGCTTGAACCGGGAATGAGGCAAAGGCTGCCCTCGCGGCGCTACCATAACGCCGAGAAGGACGCCACGATGCTTATCGACCTCACCCGCAACATGGGGGTGGACGGGGAGCATCCCGGCCCCGCAATCGTGTCTGCGCAGATGGACATCCTGCTTGCGTGGGCACTCCCGGACGTGACGGGCTGCGTGGTTGAGAACTACGCCTACGACCGAACCGTGAACCGCGACGTGTACTACGTCTATCCCGCCGTAACCCCATGCTGCGATGTATGGGTGGAGGCAACGTACAGCACGGCGCCGGAGGTGATCACCTGTTTCACCCAAGACATCGGGCTCCCGGACGAATACGCCGCCGCCCTACAGCATCATATGCTCGCGGGCGTCCTTTCCGGGGATAACGAGTCCAGCAATGCGAGCAAGGCCGCGTACCATCAGCAGATGTTCGCGTCTCTGCTCGACATAAAAACCAGTGTGGATGTCTCGTGGCCCAAGGCAAAAAGCTCCATGGTAGGGGGCGCATCGTGAGCTCACGAATGACAGACCTGAATGTGCTTGTCCCGCGTGTTTTGCCGCAAGTGCTCCCCTGCCCGCGAAGCATGGCTATGGACGCCCTGCAAATGGTGGCCGTGGACTTCTTCAAGGAAACGGGGGCGTGGCGCGCAACCTTCCAAGAAAGCGTATGCGCCTGCGAAACGGTTATCGCTTTCGCTCTTCCCCGTGATGCCTTGGTGGCGCAGGTTCTGGCCCTGTACCTGGACGAGAGCAAGGTTGACGGCTCCCGGTTCCAGGCAACCACAAGGGAAATCACGCTCAAGGATGCCCCGCAGCATGGGGCGTTCGCGCTCGTGGAAGCATCGTTGCGGCCAGTACGGCGCGCAACGGCGCTCCCCGAGGAGCTCATGGAGGAATGGGGCGACATCCTTTCCTTCGGCGCGCTTGCCAAGCTCAAGAGCATGAGCGGGAAAAACATCGACTGGAGCGACCCCAACGGCGCGGCGACCTTCTACCAGCTCTACATGGAGGGGGTGGGCAAAGCCAAGGAAAGGCAGCTCCGGCGTCGCTTCGGGAGCGGAGTTCTGTACGTCAACATGGGGGAGTAGGAGGATACCATGGAGAAACTTCCCATGGTCACGGTAACCGCGCGGATCATGGATCAGCGCGGGCAGCCTGTTCCAAAGGCGCGGATCACCATGCGCCTGACCACCGTGGAGAGGTACTGCGGCATCGTCGTCCCGCGCACGGTGGAGGCCATGACCGACAAGGACGGGCTCGCCAAGCTGCGCGTCTGGCCCAATGCCCGCGGTACGGAGGGCAGTGAATACCTCGTGACCATCAGCTTTGCGGACGCCTGCCAAAGCCGGTGCCTAAACCACCCCTCGGCGAACCTGCCGCCCCTCCAGAGCCAGCGTTTCCGCGTCGTGGTACCAGACGCGGATTGCAACCTTTGGGACATCGCCGAGCTCCCGCCCTATGAGGTGCGGGGCTCCGGCCAGGTCATCACGGAAGAGGTGGCCGCCTTCGCCTCGCAGGCATCCAATGCCGCCGACCGTGCGGAGAATGCCATGGAATCCGCTGGCAGTATCCGCGCGTCGCTGGAAGGGCTCGCGGGCAAAGCCGAAGTTGCCAAGAAGGCAGCCCAGGCCGCGGCCAAGGAGTCCGGGGTGCACGAGCGTCACGCAAGGGAGCTCGTGGCCGAGTTCGACGATAAGGTGTGCCATTTCCAGAACACCGTCATCC includes:
- a CDS encoding DUF6682 family protein, encoding MQAGVILRLVSGALQDLEPGLESRWPWESQGGRIGLLDFLNAAKREIVLQRPDLTAVTGPVQLEPGMRQRLPSRRYHNAEKDATMLIDLTRNMGVDGEHPGPAIVSAQMDILLAWALPDVTGCVVENYAYDRTVNRDVYYVYPAVTPCCDVWVEATYSTAPEVITCFTQDIGLPDEYAAALQHHMLAGVLSGDNESSNASKAAYHQQMFASLLDIKTSVDVSWPKAKSSMVGGAS